A genomic segment from Verrucomicrobiia bacterium encodes:
- a CDS encoding DUF4338 domain-containing protein, with protein sequence MRVPHLASQVLARVLGRLNRDWHQRHGHGSELVETFVEPGRFGGTCYQAAGWLPVGRTTGRGRNGPPARASTRAKDVFVRPLGRQWRQRLCS encoded by the coding sequence GTGCGCGTGCCCCACCTGGCCAGCCAGGTTCTGGCCCGGGTTCTGGGCCGTCTGAACCGGGATTGGCACCAACGCCACGGACACGGCAGCGAGTTGGTGGAGACCTTCGTCGAGCCCGGGCGCTTTGGCGGCACCTGCTACCAGGCCGCCGGCTGGCTGCCGGTCGGCCGCACCACCGGCCGGGGGCGCAACGGTCCTCCCGCCCGAGCCTCGACCCGCGCCAAGGACGTCTTCGTGCGTCCGCTGGGCCGGCAGTGGCGCCAGCGTCTTTGCTCATGA
- a CDS encoding carbohydrate-binding family V/XII, which translates to MKPLHPLAIVLVLLLGPLSARGQDGQTGQPLDPLSLGWPRTFASQGYEFAAYQPQITRWPGNQIEGRFAVAVWPTGTTNETYGVAFFQARTEIDKVNRLVTLEDFRVTKVNFPTQRNHQATYQVLLQAELPPAAKTIPLDHLESVFVVSGEMAKARIVAVDNTPPRIIYTTQPSLLVLVDGPPQVGPLTSGFERVLNTRSILLQSTNTFTQGYYLYAADNWYTAPSLDGPWLVTPFPTPDMSAALQTALATGQVDPATPKTPLPSPLTVYVSTTPAELLQSSGMANLQSLPGTDLLYVANSDQAIFYDLDDANYYVLISGRWFKSPGLYGPWAFVPPGSLPNQFRQIPPDGAKANVLASVPGTPMAQEALIANTIPQTATVRRDQATLAVTYVGAPAFAPIQGTTLSYATNTVTPVIQVTPVSYYACQSGIWFQAPGPNGPWAVATAVPGAIYGIPATCPIHYVTYVYVYGATPGVVYVGYTPGYAGTVVAPGGVVVYGTGYVYPPVVVGTTYVSYPPTYGYGAGLAVGAAAGFAFGYAAGASYGCWYEPHWGCYSYAYPYGYSYSHVNCNGTSFYTHRGTAVTTSGAYGYNPYTGTSWGAQHASTFNPYTGTSGDLNRGAAYNPYTGQGAAGRSGSWYNPYTGASAAARGGVTGNAATGNYAAGRQAAGYNPTTGTYGAASRGVSGNAYTGSASGYDRGIVGNTQTGNAVGWNNGNLYTDKNGNVNRYSAPTASSQGGWNRYGSSGWSDTYRPSTSSWSDSGWNSSNWNQSRDASSGLDRESWGQATGGDRWDSWNRSGGGGWGGSHGSDGWGGGGGGGGGWGGGGFRGRR; encoded by the coding sequence ATGAAGCCTCTCCATCCTCTCGCGATCGTCCTTGTGTTGCTCCTCGGCCCGCTGTCCGCCCGCGGACAGGACGGCCAGACCGGTCAGCCGCTGGACCCGTTGTCGCTCGGCTGGCCGCGCACGTTTGCCTCGCAGGGCTACGAGTTTGCGGCGTACCAGCCGCAGATCACCCGGTGGCCGGGCAACCAGATTGAGGGGCGCTTCGCAGTGGCGGTCTGGCCCACCGGTACCACCAACGAAACCTATGGGGTGGCTTTTTTCCAGGCGCGGACCGAAATCGACAAGGTCAACCGCCTGGTGACGCTGGAGGACTTCCGGGTGACGAAAGTCAACTTCCCCACCCAACGAAACCACCAGGCGACGTATCAGGTCCTCCTGCAGGCCGAACTGCCCCCGGCCGCAAAGACCATTCCGCTGGACCACCTCGAATCGGTGTTCGTGGTGTCCGGCGAGATGGCGAAGGCCCGAATCGTCGCCGTGGATAACACGCCACCGCGGATCATCTACACCACGCAACCGTCCCTGCTGGTCCTGGTGGACGGCCCGCCGCAGGTGGGTCCGCTGACCTCCGGCTTCGAACGGGTGCTCAACACGCGGTCCATCCTCCTCCAGAGCACCAACACGTTCACGCAGGGCTACTACCTGTACGCCGCGGACAACTGGTACACCGCGCCCTCCCTCGACGGCCCGTGGTTGGTGACCCCGTTCCCGACACCCGACATGTCCGCGGCCCTTCAAACCGCGCTGGCCACGGGCCAGGTGGATCCCGCCACGCCCAAGACCCCCCTGCCGTCCCCGCTGACGGTCTACGTCTCCACCACCCCGGCGGAACTCCTCCAGAGCAGCGGCATGGCCAACCTGCAGTCACTCCCGGGCACGGACCTCCTCTATGTCGCCAACTCCGACCAGGCCATTTTCTACGACTTGGATGACGCGAACTACTACGTGCTGATCTCCGGGCGCTGGTTCAAGTCACCGGGCCTCTACGGCCCCTGGGCGTTCGTGCCGCCCGGGTCGCTCCCGAACCAGTTCCGGCAGATCCCGCCGGATGGCGCCAAGGCCAACGTGCTGGCTTCGGTTCCGGGAACTCCGATGGCGCAGGAGGCGCTGATCGCGAACACCATTCCCCAGACGGCCACCGTGCGCCGCGACCAGGCCACGCTCGCGGTGACGTACGTGGGCGCCCCCGCGTTCGCCCCCATCCAGGGCACCACGCTCTCCTACGCCACCAACACCGTGACTCCGGTCATCCAGGTCACTCCCGTATCCTACTACGCCTGCCAGAGCGGCATCTGGTTCCAGGCGCCAGGTCCCAACGGTCCGTGGGCGGTGGCCACCGCCGTTCCCGGTGCGATCTATGGCATTCCGGCAACCTGCCCGATTCACTATGTCACGTATGTGTACGTCTACGGCGCAACTCCCGGCGTGGTGTACGTCGGCTACACTCCGGGGTACGCGGGAACCGTGGTCGCCCCGGGCGGCGTCGTGGTTTACGGGACGGGATATGTCTATCCGCCGGTCGTGGTCGGGACCACCTATGTCAGTTATCCACCCACCTACGGATACGGAGCGGGGCTTGCCGTGGGCGCCGCGGCGGGATTCGCCTTTGGATATGCGGCGGGCGCCAGCTACGGCTGTTGGTACGAGCCCCATTGGGGCTGTTACAGCTACGCCTACCCGTACGGATACAGCTACAGTCACGTGAATTGCAACGGGACCAGCTTCTACACGCACAGGGGAACTGCGGTCACCACCTCGGGGGCGTACGGATACAATCCCTACACCGGCACTTCCTGGGGCGCACAGCATGCCTCCACCTTCAACCCCTACACCGGAACCTCCGGCGACTTGAACCGGGGCGCCGCCTACAATCCCTACACCGGCCAGGGCGCCGCGGGACGCAGCGGGTCGTGGTACAACCCGTACACCGGAGCCAGCGCGGCGGCGCGCGGCGGCGTGACCGGCAATGCCGCCACCGGCAACTACGCCGCTGGACGCCAGGCCGCCGGATACAACCCGACCACCGGCACCTACGGCGCCGCCAGCAGGGGGGTCTCCGGCAACGCGTACACGGGCAGCGCCTCGGGCTACGACCGCGGGATCGTGGGCAACACCCAAACAGGAAACGCCGTGGGTTGGAATAACGGCAATCTCTACACGGACAAGAATGGCAACGTGAACCGGTACAGCGCGCCGACCGCGTCCTCCCAGGGCGGATGGAACCGGTACGGCAGCAGCGGTTGGAGTGACACGTATCGCCCATCAACTTCGTCCTGGTCGGACAGCGGCTGGAACAGCTCCAATTGGAACCAATCGCGAGACGCATCTTCAGGACTGGACCGGGAGAGCTGGGGTCAGGCCACCGGCGGAGATCGCTGGGACTCTTGGAACCGGTCCGGCGGAGGTGGCTGGGGCGGATCTCACGGCTCTGATGGCTGGGGGGGCGGAGGCGGAGGCGGGGGCGGTTGGGGTGGGGGCGGATTTCGCGGACGACGGTGA
- a CDS encoding carbohydrate porin — protein MAGWGAEAGDPAPLRPSGPSEHPGELLQYDSLGRLVATPTNAIPPPLLPPHSMGIQSQIPNPPRGLGHADATIRRRIDEVPRVGWEWFPAAPPPLMPYLAGNDRLGNTSLRPGSLFEVTPWEGAIQGAKYAASTFGLNYSLAQTLSVVGMGSPLQGDRWLGAYGLDFFAKWTVFSSHGGAAAGWISTQIEAQEGLGSASRTETPQSNLGTFTNPSGAWSSRQGFRIPELAWQQSLDHGRFVALAGVVSQGNYLDANTYANSARGQFLNSALINSMVLPLPDYNLGASLQYQPQDSWFVQVGGSVGNTPAGAAPWVDFSRETWSAVGELGFTTQNVAGLGPGAYRIQPFIASAGGPTQGGLAFNLQQRLGEQVPVGWFGRFGVGGSAVTQASAQIGTGFVVQAPLRHLGLIRSQPNDGFGVGVVWSRPSPQGDGLTPSDETVLELGYVLQLTPMLRVQPDLQIVWNPAQNPDTDRALVVQLQLDASW, from the coding sequence ATGGCCGGTTGGGGCGCCGAGGCGGGGGACCCCGCCCCCCTGAGACCATCCGGACCGTCGGAACACCCGGGCGAATTGCTCCAGTACGACTCATTGGGACGGCTGGTGGCGACTCCGACCAACGCCATCCCGCCGCCCCTCCTGCCGCCCCACTCGATGGGCATCCAGTCCCAGATCCCCAACCCGCCGCGCGGGTTGGGCCACGCGGATGCCACGATCCGACGGCGGATTGACGAGGTGCCGAGAGTCGGGTGGGAATGGTTTCCCGCCGCCCCGCCTCCCCTGATGCCCTACCTCGCGGGCAACGACCGGCTCGGCAACACCTCCCTGCGCCCCGGCAGCCTCTTCGAGGTCACCCCCTGGGAGGGCGCCATTCAGGGGGCGAAATACGCGGCATCCACTTTCGGACTCAACTACTCCCTGGCTCAGACGTTGTCGGTCGTCGGCATGGGAAGCCCACTTCAAGGCGACCGCTGGCTCGGCGCCTACGGGCTCGACTTCTTCGCGAAATGGACGGTGTTCAGCAGCCACGGCGGCGCCGCAGCGGGGTGGATCAGCACGCAGATCGAGGCCCAGGAAGGGCTCGGAAGCGCCAGCCGGACGGAAACGCCGCAGTCCAATCTTGGCACCTTCACCAACCCCTCCGGGGCGTGGTCCTCGCGCCAGGGTTTCCGTATCCCGGAACTCGCCTGGCAGCAGTCCCTCGACCACGGACGCTTCGTGGCGCTGGCCGGAGTGGTCAGCCAGGGAAACTATCTGGACGCCAACACCTATGCCAACTCGGCACGCGGACAGTTCCTCAACTCCGCCCTGATCAACAGCATGGTGCTGCCGCTGCCCGACTACAACCTCGGCGCCAGCCTCCAATATCAGCCGCAGGACTCCTGGTTCGTTCAGGTCGGCGGCAGCGTCGGCAACACCCCCGCCGGCGCCGCGCCCTGGGTGGACTTCAGCCGGGAAACCTGGTCGGCGGTCGGCGAACTCGGCTTCACGACGCAGAATGTGGCCGGCTTGGGACCGGGCGCGTATCGCATCCAGCCGTTCATTGCCAGTGCCGGAGGACCGACGCAGGGCGGACTCGCCTTCAACCTTCAGCAGAGGCTCGGAGAGCAGGTGCCGGTCGGATGGTTCGGACGCTTCGGCGTCGGCGGTTCAGCGGTCACCCAGGCATCGGCACAGATCGGTACCGGATTCGTCGTCCAGGCGCCCCTGAGGCACCTTGGATTGATCCGTTCCCAACCCAATGACGGCTTCGGTGTGGGCGTCGTGTGGAGCCGGCCCTCACCGCAAGGGGACGGTCTCACGCCCTCCGACGAGACCGTGCTCGAACTGGGGTACGTCCTCCAGCTCACGCCCATGCTGCGCGTGCAGCCGGATCTGCAGATCGTATGGAATCCCGCCCAGAATCCCGACACGGACCGGGCGCTCGTCGTGCAACTTCAGCTCGACGCTTCCTGGTAG
- a CDS encoding cellulose binding domain-containing protein has protein sequence MLGEWSNGFSGEGTITNITPCLWSGWTASFNLNGTLQSVWSAHRAARNGNRYTVTNEAWNVAVQPGQRLVLGFNASPSFAQAGAPCHFMLHGIVTGQWNVIRQGRSGTTCTFGNASWNGSLKAGGHMTFGFNADPGGTIIPPSNITIRWGLRMISARPAGPARDCPGRSKGSRLRSLVSRVPPPARLSCADRTAPEPAAVPHREPGPRRTTGVLASLQIAPGTLSALVAPLDRSIPHPEPPVVCHPLLPGGNPLIEEPDTRRNHSPVPNLHPPCPPSSKWSSPDSPSSSLPVCSPSSCSASARSSPAAPASRRARAD, from the coding sequence GTGCTGGGAGAATGGAGCAATGGATTCAGCGGCGAGGGGACCATCACCAACATCACGCCCTGCCTGTGGAGCGGCTGGACCGCGTCCTTTAATCTCAACGGAACTCTTCAAAGCGTCTGGAGCGCGCACCGCGCCGCCCGAAACGGCAATCGGTACACCGTGACCAACGAGGCGTGGAACGTGGCGGTTCAACCGGGGCAGCGGCTCGTCCTTGGCTTCAATGCCTCTCCATCGTTCGCGCAAGCCGGCGCGCCTTGTCACTTCATGCTCCACGGCATCGTCACCGGTCAGTGGAACGTCATTCGTCAGGGCCGTTCCGGCACGACTTGCACGTTCGGCAATGCCTCCTGGAACGGTTCCCTCAAGGCCGGCGGCCACATGACCTTTGGGTTCAATGCCGATCCCGGCGGGACGATCATCCCGCCTTCGAACATCACGATCCGATGGGGCCTGCGGATGATTTCCGCGCGGCCGGCAGGCCCGGCCCGCGATTGCCCGGGACGCTCGAAGGGCAGCCGCCTTCGGAGTCTCGTCTCAAGGGTCCCTCCACCCGCCCGGCTGTCGTGCGCCGACCGGACGGCCCCCGAACCTGCTGCGGTGCCGCATCGGGAACCCGGACCCCGGCGGACGACGGGTGTTCTCGCGAGTTTACAAATCGCTCCGGGAACCTTATCAGCGCTCGTAGCTCCGCTTGATCGCTCGATCCCGCATCCTGAACCGCCGGTGGTCTGCCACCCGCTCCTCCCCGGGGGCAACCCCCTGATCGAGGAGCCGGACACGCGCCGGAACCATTCTCCAGTCCCGAACCTGCATCCCCCATGTCCGCCCTCATCGAAGTGGTCCTCACCGGATTCGCCCTCATCGTCCTTGCCGGTCTGCTCGCCTTCTTCCTGCTCTGCATCCGCAAGATCCAGCCCGGCCGCGCCGGCATCAAGACGGGCGCGGGCGGATTGA
- a CDS encoding outer membrane protein transport protein, which produces MKSPCRFRRRIALTAAGTLLAPAGALASGLTLYEIATPEMDLASAGWAARPQDASTLFKNPAGMNQLEGPNLQTGLQLTYGDIEFSPNADTSARLGTGGGGNAVGALPAMSFFYVQSLGEKWRVGLATLSYFGLAEKYDPDWVGRCYVQESTLIGVSLVPTASYPINDWLSAGAGLNAMYGYLETEVAVNNLSPRLADGQLAVNDRTWGFGANAGVLIRAGENIRVGVNYLSPVKLDIEATPALCLGAACTLLWAGDMTVDQGSEASLRGRVAGAYEDASFTFATLSQNWKL; this is translated from the coding sequence ATGAAGTCACCTTGCCGATTCCGACGCCGCATCGCCCTGACGGCGGCCGGTACACTGCTGGCACCCGCAGGAGCTCTTGCCAGCGGACTCACGTTGTATGAGATCGCCACGCCCGAAATGGACCTGGCGTCCGCCGGTTGGGCGGCGCGGCCGCAGGACGCCTCGACGCTCTTCAAGAACCCGGCCGGCATGAACCAGCTCGAGGGCCCGAACCTGCAGACGGGCCTCCAGCTGACCTATGGCGACATCGAGTTCTCGCCGAATGCCGACACCTCGGCGCGCCTCGGCACCGGCGGCGGCGGGAACGCCGTGGGGGCGCTGCCGGCAATGAGCTTCTTCTACGTCCAGTCGCTCGGGGAGAAATGGCGCGTGGGCCTGGCCACCCTCTCGTATTTCGGCCTCGCCGAGAAGTACGACCCGGACTGGGTCGGACGCTGCTACGTGCAGGAGAGCACCCTGATTGGCGTGAGCCTGGTCCCCACCGCCAGCTACCCGATCAACGACTGGCTGTCGGCCGGAGCCGGGCTCAATGCGATGTACGGCTATCTGGAGACCGAAGTCGCCGTGAACAACCTCAGCCCGCGGCTCGCCGATGGCCAACTGGCCGTCAACGACCGCACCTGGGGTTTCGGCGCCAACGCCGGGGTGCTGATCCGGGCGGGGGAAAACATCCGCGTGGGCGTGAACTACCTGTCACCCGTCAAACTGGATATCGAAGCCACCCCGGCATTGTGCCTCGGCGCCGCCTGCACCCTCCTGTGGGCGGGCGACATGACCGTGGACCAGGGGTCGGAGGCCAGCCTGCGGGGCCGGGTGGCTGGGGCGTACGAAGATGCCAGCTTCACCTTCGCAACCCTCAGTCAGAACTGGAAACTTTGA